One region of Alosa alosa isolate M-15738 ecotype Scorff River chromosome 1, AALO_Geno_1.1, whole genome shotgun sequence genomic DNA includes:
- the LOC125303887 gene encoding uncharacterized protein LOC125303887, whose amino-acid sequence MWRGALARGAPGPDAVVGYRFGLLAKTAVDSWSKQLPFPLEFLLNIRPSPPRSFLLGVERAVFYFMWGSKWERLRREVLKKRPENGGKGLPDPHLFLGAHFTALHIRYATAPSGDSKTAALARFWMGSYLRKLKILNTDLKRPVAFNLPPQYVFIKKFLMRFDLEGQDVTILTTAKSLVSLVQDREAVSPVPGLTLSEAQQAWRNAAHPALQNKLKDLAWMALHEVLPVRAVMHSRGMARTNTCPRPGSRPT is encoded by the exons ATGTGGCGCGGGGCCCTCGCTAGAGGGGCGCCCGGACCCGATGCAGTTGTGGGGTATCGCTTCGGCCTTTTGGCTAAGACAGCGGTCGACTCATG GTCTAAGCAGCTGCCTTTTCCTTTGGAGTTCCTTTTAAACATCAGGCCCAG CCCCCCCAGGAGCTTTCTTTTAGGTGTGGAGAGAGcggtgttttatttcatgtgggGGTCCAAGTGGGAAAGACTAAGGAGGGAGGTCCTGAAGAAAAGACCTGAGAACGGAGGAAAGGGCCTCCCAGACCCCCACCTGTTTTTAGGAGCCCATTTCACCGCCCTCCACATCAGATACGCGACGGCCCCATCCGGAGACAGCAAGACAGCAGCCCTGGCCCGGTTCTGGATGGGGTCGTACCTGAGAAAACTGAAAATTTTAAATACTGATCTTAAACGTCCAGTTGCTTTTAACCTGCCCCCTCAATATGTTTTTATCAAAAAGTTTTTAATGAGATTTGACTTAGAGGGGCAGGATGTCACCATTTTAACCACTGCAAAATCTCTTGTCTCCCTTGTGCAGGACCGGGAAGCAGTGAGCCCCGTTCCCGGCCTCACACTCAGTGAGGCCCAACAGGCTTGGAGGAACGCTGCCCACCCCGCCCTCCAGAACAAGCTGAAGGATCTGGCGTGGATGGCGCTCCATGAGGTCCTCCCGGTCAGAGCCGTGATGCACTCCCGGGGCATGGCCAGAACCAACACCTGCCCGCGGCCAGGATCGCGGCCAACCTGA